A window from Halomicrobium urmianum encodes these proteins:
- a CDS encoding formate/nitrite transporter family protein — translation MADPSGRSVSEDFHEEPGNGVPESGEVVPDRFSSDQVFQRIVADAEHEVTSGARELFFSALAGGFAITITLLMYVALYPKTDSEVVGALLYPLGFIYIILGGYQLYTENTLPPVALTLERLASVPALFRHWGIVAAGNFAGGAIGALVLSTGFVLEPAAMDYALEVARHGVYDVSRWELFFKGVFAGLIVAGLVWVDFAARDTVSRLLIVYLAFLTIPLGDLFHVVVSFTEATLLMIRGDLGLLLALTDFVIPVGLGNTIGGVVLVTVVNYYQTSERRLESVRFEDVRRLSFREWLVGGLAGRSYVPMVDTLENIVRDPESSRILVPIANPRTESDIVALACALASNREAGMVHAVHIVQAPKELTLEAEGEGREQIISESERLMADVEAIGEPYDVEVETSTIVSPRSFEEVFDRARRMNPDLVVMGWSEDQLWSSARAERPIEELTNRLPCDFLVVKDRGMDYSRILLPTAGGPDSELSADVARALQATVDAEIELLHVVDGPHQREAGEAFLREWAADNGLEDAARVVDDSGDVEDAICREAADSTMVLIGATEQGLLSRLVSDSLHFNVVDDVDTSVLLAERPTDRSISERLFGSGRREQ, via the coding sequence ATGGCTGATCCCAGCGGTCGCTCGGTGTCGGAGGACTTCCACGAGGAGCCGGGGAACGGCGTCCCGGAGTCGGGCGAGGTCGTACCGGACCGCTTCTCGTCGGACCAGGTCTTTCAGCGGATCGTCGCCGACGCGGAGCACGAGGTCACGTCGGGGGCCCGTGAGCTGTTCTTCAGCGCGCTCGCGGGCGGGTTCGCGATCACGATCACGCTCCTGATGTACGTGGCGCTGTACCCGAAGACCGACAGCGAAGTGGTCGGGGCGCTGCTCTATCCGCTCGGGTTCATCTACATCATCCTCGGCGGCTATCAGCTGTACACCGAGAACACGCTGCCGCCGGTGGCACTGACCCTGGAGCGACTGGCGAGCGTTCCGGCGCTGTTCCGCCACTGGGGCATCGTCGCGGCGGGCAACTTCGCCGGCGGTGCCATCGGCGCGCTGGTCCTGTCGACGGGGTTCGTCCTCGAACCGGCCGCGATGGACTACGCGCTGGAGGTGGCCCGCCACGGCGTGTACGACGTCTCGCGGTGGGAGCTGTTCTTCAAGGGCGTGTTCGCCGGGCTGATCGTGGCGGGCCTCGTCTGGGTGGACTTCGCCGCCCGCGACACGGTCTCGCGGCTGCTCATCGTCTATCTGGCCTTCCTGACCATCCCGCTTGGCGACCTCTTCCACGTTGTCGTCTCCTTCACGGAGGCCACGCTGCTGATGATCCGGGGCGACTTGGGGCTGCTGCTGGCGCTGACGGACTTCGTCATCCCGGTGGGGCTGGGCAACACGATCGGCGGCGTGGTGCTGGTCACCGTCGTCAACTACTACCAGACGAGCGAGCGCCGGCTGGAGTCGGTGCGCTTCGAGGACGTCCGTCGCCTCTCGTTCCGCGAGTGGCTGGTCGGCGGGCTGGCCGGTCGCTCGTACGTCCCGATGGTGGACACCCTCGAGAACATCGTCCGGGACCCAGAGTCCTCGCGCATCCTGGTTCCGATCGCCAACCCGCGGACCGAGTCCGACATCGTCGCCCTCGCCTGCGCCCTCGCGAGCAATCGCGAGGCGGGGATGGTCCACGCGGTCCACATCGTGCAGGCGCCCAAGGAACTGACCCTCGAGGCGGAGGGCGAGGGCCGCGAGCAGATCATCAGCGAGTCCGAGCGGCTCATGGCGGACGTCGAGGCGATCGGCGAGCCGTACGACGTCGAGGTCGAGACGTCCACCATCGTCTCTCCGCGGTCCTTCGAGGAGGTGTTCGACCGCGCCCGGCGCATGAACCCGGACCTCGTCGTCATGGGCTGGTCCGAGGACCAGCTGTGGTCCTCCGCCCGCGCCGAGCGACCCATCGAGGAGCTCACCAACCGGCTCCCCTGTGACTTCCTCGTCGTCAAGGACCGCGGCATGGACTACTCGCGGATCCTGCTGCCGACGGCGGGCGGCCCGGACTCCGAGCTCAGCGCCGACGTCGCGCGGGCCCTGCAGGCGACCGTCGACGCGGAGATCGAGCTGTTGCACGTCGTGGACGGGCCCCACCAGCGCGAGGCCGGCGAGGCGTTCCTGCGGGAGTGGGCCGCGGACAACGGCCTCGAGGACGCGGCCCGCGTCGTCGACGATTCCGGCGACGTCGAGGACGCGATCTGTCGCGAGGCCGCCGACAGCACGATGGTGCTGATCGGCGCGACGGAACAGGGCCTGCTGTCGCGGCTGGTCAGCGACTCGCTGCACTTCAACGTCGTCGACGACGTCGACACCTCGGTCCTGCTGGCGGAGCGCCCGACCGACCGGAGCATCAGCGAGCGGCTGTTCGGCTCGGGACGGCGGGAGCAGTGA
- a CDS encoding amphi-Trp domain-containing protein: MPGDTPFEYEATRTGAEAATLLRELADAFEDGTSIELAHGDRSVAVDAPEELSLEIELEREAGDGTDALELELEFEWEAAADESVAVATAERDDENSGVDEAAGAGEGTVTEADDDGTATEADDDGEAEAAREDATGAGTGDEGATADRDGGGAGAGDSPPAEITSGGELTSMARFQVFRDRADEWRWRLVHRNGNVIATSGEGYTRRRNAEKGLRSVVANAPGADVEDAD; the protein is encoded by the coding sequence ATGCCCGGCGACACTCCCTTCGAGTACGAGGCGACCAGGACGGGGGCGGAGGCGGCGACGCTCCTGCGGGAACTGGCGGACGCGTTCGAGGACGGAACGTCGATCGAACTCGCCCACGGCGACCGATCGGTAGCGGTCGACGCGCCCGAGGAACTCTCTCTCGAGATCGAACTCGAACGCGAGGCCGGCGACGGTACGGACGCGCTCGAACTGGAACTGGAGTTCGAGTGGGAGGCCGCAGCGGACGAGTCGGTGGCGGTTGCGACGGCCGAGCGCGACGACGAGAACAGCGGCGTCGACGAGGCAGCGGGCGCGGGTGAAGGGACGGTGACTGAAGCGGACGACGACGGGACGGCGACCGAAGCGGACGACGACGGGGAGGCCGAGGCCGCTCGGGAGGACGCGACCGGAGCGGGCACCGGCGACGAGGGGGCGACGGCCGACCGAGACGGGGGCGGGGCCGGAGCCGGGGACTCGCCGCCGGCCGAGATAACGTCGGGCGGCGAGCTGACGTCGATGGCGCGCTTCCAGGTGTTCCGGGACCGTGCCGACGAGTGGCGCTGGCGGCTCGTCCACCGCAACGGCAACGTCATCGCGACCAGCGGCGAGGGGTACACCAGACGGCGGAACGCAGAGAAGGGGCTCAGGAGCGTCGTGGCGAACGCGCCCGGGGCGGACGTGGAGGACGCCGACTGA
- a CDS encoding DUF4397 domain-containing protein yields the protein MTEIDITRRRVVQGAGAIGVAGVFGSTVVSAQDGGGGGQQGSAVRVAHMSPDAPQVDVQIDPAGGGVQTGDDETDGGLGGNDTAGNATATEGGDDGGIQIEGVGFRDVSNYNEVDPGTYQVRIVPTESGPLGGLLGDLFGGGGDDDQTILYEDQIEVEENTTYTVAAFGEVSQGPVPAQGDGLGANETDTGLGNESDTGIGANESDVGLGGNETDTELGGNETAAGTGDSAGQGQQLVESLSFGESQTVEVPAGDYALRISEAAGGAEATTDDGLGTDESDGLGDNESDAALGGGTDQAGGGQSGFQVAVLEDDVSDPGGESARLQVFHAVPDVGPVSISAISADAAADGGTQPGNATGANETGAGESGNATDGVVGTDQQGVRQVNVTLEANTVYTGFASGYFDPEEAPQPGEGGADNQTGGALGGNDTAGNATDGGAGEDVAQEPDDAEFELVVVQDAQGGERSDGGTGGDIL from the coding sequence ATGACAGAGATCGACATCACCCGACGGCGAGTCGTGCAGGGAGCCGGTGCGATCGGCGTCGCCGGCGTCTTCGGAAGCACGGTCGTGTCGGCCCAGGACGGCGGGGGCGGCGGACAGCAGGGATCGGCAGTGCGCGTCGCGCACATGTCGCCCGACGCTCCGCAGGTCGACGTCCAGATCGACCCGGCCGGCGGCGGGGTCCAGACCGGCGACGACGAGACCGACGGCGGTCTCGGCGGCAACGACACCGCCGGCAACGCCACCGCCACCGAGGGCGGCGACGACGGCGGAATCCAGATCGAAGGCGTCGGATTCCGCGACGTGAGCAACTACAACGAGGTCGATCCGGGTACGTATCAGGTACGGATCGTCCCCACGGAGAGCGGCCCCCTCGGCGGGTTGCTCGGCGACCTCTTCGGCGGTGGCGGCGACGACGATCAGACGATTCTCTACGAGGACCAGATCGAGGTCGAGGAGAACACGACCTACACCGTCGCCGCCTTCGGCGAGGTGTCGCAGGGACCCGTCCCCGCACAGGGCGACGGCCTCGGCGCCAACGAGACGGACACTGGCCTCGGTAACGAGTCCGACACCGGCATCGGCGCCAACGAGAGCGACGTCGGCCTCGGTGGCAACGAGACGGACACCGAACTCGGCGGCAACGAGACTGCGGCTGGCACCGGCGACAGCGCCGGGCAGGGTCAGCAACTCGTCGAGAGCCTGTCGTTCGGCGAGTCCCAGACGGTCGAGGTGCCGGCGGGCGACTACGCGCTCCGGATCAGCGAGGCGGCCGGCGGCGCCGAGGCCACGACGGACGACGGCCTGGGTACCGACGAGAGTGACGGCCTCGGCGACAACGAGTCCGACGCCGCCCTCGGCGGGGGCACCGACCAGGCCGGCGGCGGTCAGAGCGGCTTCCAGGTGGCCGTCCTGGAGGACGACGTCAGCGACCCCGGCGGCGAGTCCGCCCGCCTGCAGGTGTTCCACGCCGTCCCCGACGTCGGCCCGGTGAGCATCAGCGCCATCAGCGCCGACGCGGCGGCGGACGGCGGCACCCAGCCCGGCAACGCGACCGGCGCCAACGAAACCGGCGCCGGCGAGTCCGGCAACGCGACCGACGGCGTCGTCGGCACGGACCAGCAGGGCGTCCGCCAGGTCAACGTCACCCTCGAGGCGAACACCGTCTACACCGGGTTCGCCTCCGGCTACTTCGATCCCGAGGAGGCGCCCCAGCCCGGCGAGGGCGGGGCCGACAACCAGACCGGCGGCGCCCTCGGCGGGAACGACACCGCCGGCAACGCGACCGACGGCGGTGCCGGCGAGGACGTGGCGCAGGAGCCCGATGACGCCGAGTTCGAACTCGTCGTCGTCCAGGACGCGCAGGGCGGCGAGCGGTCCGACGGCGGTACCGGCGGCGACATCCTGTAG
- a CDS encoding universal stress protein, with protein sequence MGSAQRVIEDDPAAGREYTLVVAVANPLNVQQLMRTAVDLARDRNGQIRVTSVVHKHVTSPFILFSDDRIKEEYADAQRAVLDEAVALAADASVPVKRSLLVGSDVSDAVLSAVEDADADALLLGWQYQSRASDVILGTTVDPVVRRAPCDVYVERIGTTADGVDDVLLPTDGGPHVAAAAELAGAVARANDAAVRVVSYVEPNAGAADREAAREHVREATTMVEDVPVDAGVCEAVAVAEAIVSAAADVDLVVLGATRERRLRRRVVGSVAQTVGQRAAPPIIIAKQRSETSLLRRALGRWT encoded by the coding sequence ATGGGAAGCGCCCAGCGGGTCATCGAGGACGACCCCGCTGCGGGACGGGAGTACACGCTCGTCGTCGCGGTGGCGAACCCCCTCAACGTCCAGCAGTTGATGCGGACCGCGGTCGACCTCGCACGGGACCGGAACGGTCAGATCAGGGTGACGAGCGTCGTCCACAAGCACGTGACCTCGCCGTTCATACTCTTCTCGGACGACCGCATCAAGGAGGAGTACGCGGACGCGCAGCGCGCGGTGCTCGACGAGGCCGTCGCGCTCGCGGCGGACGCCTCGGTGCCGGTCAAGCGGAGCCTGCTAGTGGGCAGCGACGTCTCCGACGCCGTGCTATCGGCCGTTGAGGACGCGGACGCCGACGCGCTGTTGCTCGGTTGGCAATACCAGTCCCGGGCCTCGGACGTCATCCTCGGGACGACCGTCGATCCGGTCGTCAGGCGGGCGCCGTGCGACGTCTACGTCGAGCGGATCGGCACGACCGCCGACGGGGTCGACGACGTCCTGTTGCCGACCGACGGCGGCCCGCACGTCGCCGCCGCGGCCGAACTGGCGGGCGCCGTCGCACGGGCCAACGACGCCGCCGTGCGCGTCGTTTCCTACGTCGAACCGAACGCCGGAGCGGCGGACCGCGAGGCGGCCCGGGAGCACGTTCGCGAGGCGACGACCATGGTCGAGGACGTCCCCGTCGACGCCGGCGTGTGCGAGGCGGTAGCAGTCGCCGAGGCAATCGTGTCAGCGGCGGCAGACGTCGACCTGGTGGTGCTCGGCGCGACCAGGGAACGTCGACTCCGCCGACGGGTCGTCGGATCAGTCGCGCAGACGGTCGGCCAGCGCGCGGCGCCGCCGATCATCATCGCGAAGCAGCGGTCGGAGACGTCGCTGCTCCGGCGAGCGCTCGGTCGCTGGACCTGA
- the otsB gene encoding trehalose-phosphatase — MSENATGAGEVPPLADRLHDVVDLLLDRDGLLLALDFDGTLAPITDRPDEAAITPAAAEAIDRLADVDGVAVPVVSGRQLSDLRERVDADAYAGNHGLELRVDGETRVAPEAEAARNALADATDAVEERVADVDGAFVERKGVTATVHYRTADAGDVPRVERAVREAAGGRDDLRITEGKAILEIRPDVEWDKGAAVERLTDELVPDGEDWLRAYVGDDRTDEDAFAALSDGLGVKVGGGTTRADVRVDDPEAAAAFLTWLADHGPTFLRADPESVPIPA; from the coding sequence ATGAGTGAGAACGCGACCGGCGCGGGCGAGGTCCCGCCGCTCGCCGACCGCCTCCACGACGTCGTCGACCTGCTGCTCGACCGCGACGGCCTGCTGCTCGCGCTCGACTTCGACGGGACGCTGGCGCCGATCACCGACCGGCCGGACGAGGCCGCTATCACGCCGGCGGCGGCCGAGGCGATCGACCGCCTCGCCGACGTCGACGGGGTCGCAGTGCCCGTCGTCAGCGGGCGACAGCTGTCGGACCTCCGCGAGCGCGTCGACGCGGACGCGTACGCCGGGAACCACGGGCTCGAACTTCGCGTCGACGGGGAGACCCGCGTCGCCCCGGAGGCCGAGGCCGCCCGGAACGCGCTGGCCGACGCGACCGACGCCGTCGAGGAGCGCGTGGCGGACGTCGACGGCGCGTTCGTCGAGCGCAAGGGCGTCACCGCGACGGTCCACTACCGCACGGCCGACGCGGGCGACGTCCCGCGCGTCGAGCGGGCGGTCCGCGAGGCCGCCGGCGGCCGCGACGACCTGCGGATCACCGAGGGCAAGGCCATCCTAGAGATCCGCCCCGACGTCGAGTGGGACAAGGGCGCCGCCGTCGAGCGGCTGACCGACGAGCTCGTGCCCGACGGCGAGGACTGGCTGCGGGCGTACGTCGGCGACGACCGGACCGACGAGGACGCCTTCGCGGCGCTGTCCGACGGCCTCGGCGTGAAGGTCGGCGGCGGGACCACCCGCGCCGACGTCCGCGTCGACGACCCCGAGGCCGCGGCGGCCTTCCTGACGTGGCTGGCCGACCACGGCCCGACCTTCCTCCGGGCGGACCCAGAGTCGGTGCCGATACCGGCGTGA
- a CDS encoding alpha,alpha-trehalose-phosphate synthase (UDP-forming), whose product MKWTNADDVQSGRRDESSTDDRPSGEGGDGVHGAISELLEDGDLIVVSNRQPYSHEYEDGEIVVEPPAGGLTAAVDPLMQRLAGTWVAWGDGEADREMADEDGTVALPPGEESYRLQRVWLDEDDVEGYYRGYSNRVLWPVCHADLSKVDVRPGDWATYEAVNETFADAVIRRSPSDGIVWFHDYHFGRAPRLVRDARPEAFLAQFWHIPWPSWDVFRACPQAEAIVDGLLANDLLGFHTDTDCRNFLDGVEVAGLGDVDRNSGSVVRDGQRTYVRSFPIGTDAAKWAERAESDESDEFWTEFSEEHGLTDRRIALGVERLDYTKGVERRLDALELLWEEEPDLQGDLTYVQKVSMSRQEIPAYARLRERVEARVAEINDRFGTDDWQPIHYVDDHLPREALAALYREADVAVVTPVRDGMNLVAKEFVAAQGDEPGTLVLSELAGAIEQLDAGSVVVNPYDVREIADGVRQALATPPEERADRMKRLRTDVEGNDVYAWLSAQFRTIDRIRDQREATDELLT is encoded by the coding sequence ATGAAGTGGACGAACGCAGACGATGTGCAGTCCGGGCGACGGGACGAGTCGTCGACCGACGACCGACCGTCAGGGGAGGGTGGAGACGGTGTCCACGGTGCGATCTCGGAGCTCCTCGAGGACGGAGACCTGATCGTCGTCTCGAACCGCCAGCCCTACAGCCACGAATACGAGGACGGCGAGATCGTCGTCGAGCCGCCAGCGGGCGGTCTCACGGCGGCCGTCGATCCCCTGATGCAGCGGCTGGCGGGCACCTGGGTCGCGTGGGGGGACGGCGAGGCCGACAGGGAGATGGCCGACGAGGACGGCACGGTCGCCCTGCCGCCGGGCGAGGAGTCCTATCGGCTCCAGCGCGTGTGGCTCGACGAGGACGACGTCGAGGGGTACTATCGCGGCTACAGCAACCGCGTGCTGTGGCCGGTGTGTCACGCCGACCTCTCGAAGGTGGACGTCCGGCCGGGCGACTGGGCGACCTACGAGGCCGTCAACGAGACGTTCGCCGATGCGGTGATCCGGCGGTCCCCGAGCGACGGCATCGTCTGGTTCCACGACTACCACTTCGGGCGGGCACCCAGGCTGGTGCGGGACGCCCGGCCCGAGGCCTTCCTGGCGCAGTTCTGGCACATCCCCTGGCCGTCCTGGGACGTGTTCCGGGCCTGCCCGCAGGCCGAGGCGATCGTGGACGGCCTGCTCGCCAACGACCTGCTGGGCTTTCACACCGACACGGACTGCCGGAACTTCCTCGACGGGGTCGAGGTGGCCGGCCTCGGCGACGTCGACCGCAACAGCGGAAGCGTCGTCCGCGACGGCCAGCGCACCTACGTCCGGTCGTTCCCCATCGGCACGGATGCGGCGAAGTGGGCGGAGCGCGCCGAGTCCGACGAGAGCGACGAGTTCTGGACCGAGTTCAGCGAGGAGCACGGCCTGACCGACCGCCGGATTGCGCTGGGCGTCGAGCGGCTGGACTACACGAAGGGCGTCGAGCGGCGACTGGACGCGCTGGAGCTCCTCTGGGAGGAGGAACCGGACCTGCAGGGCGACCTGACCTACGTCCAGAAGGTGTCGATGAGCCGCCAGGAGATCCCCGCGTACGCGCGGCTTCGCGAGCGCGTCGAGGCCCGCGTCGCCGAGATCAACGACCGGTTCGGCACCGACGACTGGCAGCCGATTCACTACGTCGACGATCACCTCCCGCGCGAGGCGCTGGCGGCCCTGTACCGCGAGGCCGACGTGGCCGTCGTGACCCCCGTCCGAGACGGGATGAACCTCGTCGCCAAGGAGTTCGTCGCCGCCCAGGGGGACGAGCCCGGGACGCTGGTCCTCTCGGAGCTGGCTGGCGCCATCGAGCAGCTGGACGCGGGTAGCGTCGTGGTCAACCCCTACGACGTGCGGGAGATCGCCGACGGCGTTCGCCAGGCGCTCGCCACGCCCCCGGAGGAGCGCGCTGACCGGATGAAGCGCCTCCGGACCGACGTCGAGGGCAACGACGTCTACGCCTGGCTGAGCGCGCAGTTCCGGACGATCGACCGGATCCGCGACCAGCGGGAAGCGACGGACGAACTACTGACGTGA
- a CDS encoding lamin tail domain-containing protein yields the protein MSEDSDRPAWRVTADPDRIEALAAEHGVTPVLTDEPDGGTRLGLASDPGAVDGERLSWAAFRDRFDPDEHAGLYREAATVAADRPAVAVVARGSLSERVEGEEKLVEPEETPADQLAVGDTGEGEPVAFDANAAEGTADADVDRTESTSAGGGAAGAFALDEIHETASDPADEYLVFRNEADDPLDVSGWTVENDAGRSYAFPDGTVLDPGESVTLYSGRGADDDHLYWGAGEELWDETGDVVTVRTADGREVVREPYGR from the coding sequence ATGTCCGAGGACAGCGACCGGCCGGCCTGGCGCGTGACGGCCGATCCCGACCGCATCGAGGCGCTGGCGGCCGAGCACGGCGTGACGCCGGTCCTGACCGACGAACCCGACGGCGGCACCCGCCTCGGCCTGGCGAGCGACCCCGGCGCGGTCGACGGGGAGCGCCTCTCCTGGGCCGCGTTCCGCGACCGGTTCGATCCGGACGAGCACGCCGGGCTCTACCGCGAGGCGGCCACCGTCGCCGCCGACCGGCCCGCCGTGGCGGTCGTCGCCCGCGGATCCCTCTCGGAGCGCGTCGAGGGCGAGGAGAAGCTCGTCGAACCGGAGGAGACGCCGGCCGACCAGCTGGCTGTCGGGGACACGGGCGAGGGCGAACCGGTCGCGTTCGACGCCAACGCGGCCGAGGGAACGGCCGATGCGGACGTGGACCGGACCGAGTCGACGTCCGCCGGCGGCGGCGCGGCGGGCGCGTTCGCCCTCGACGAGATCCACGAGACCGCGTCCGACCCCGCCGACGAGTACCTCGTCTTCCGGAACGAGGCCGACGACCCGCTCGACGTCTCCGGGTGGACCGTCGAGAACGACGCGGGCCGGTCCTACGCGTTCCCGGACGGGACCGTCCTCGATCCGGGAGAGAGCGTCACGCTCTACAGCGGCCGCGGCGCGGACGACGACCACCTCTACTGGGGCGCCGGCGAGGAACTGTGGGACGAGACGGGGGATGTCGTCACCGTGCGGACCGCTGACGGCCGCGAGGTCGTCAGGGAGCCGTACGGGCGGTAG
- a CDS encoding mechanosensitive ion channel family protein, protein MYTTVLQADLADQARDAIGDVLAFLPRLIGAIIILLVGWIIGRVVSGIVERLVDAARVDEMVLDTPLGQMLGGTQRAVSRAFGTLAKWFVYALAILTAADVLAIQILSQWINRAVSYLPAFVAGLLIIVLGFVVADFVGDAITRTRAATQSNYTQLFATGTRLFLYFIVIVIGLDTMGVDVSILYVFARALAWGLAAAIAIGVGVALGWGGKDFVAENIDRWARSGKSSVPSDEEGAGSSLD, encoded by the coding sequence ATGTACACCACAGTCCTGCAGGCTGACCTCGCCGACCAGGCGAGAGACGCCATTGGCGACGTCCTGGCGTTCCTGCCCCGGCTGATCGGCGCGATCATCATCCTCCTCGTCGGGTGGATCATCGGCCGCGTCGTCTCCGGCATCGTGGAACGGCTCGTCGACGCCGCGCGGGTGGACGAGATGGTCCTCGACACGCCGCTGGGACAGATGCTCGGCGGGACGCAACGCGCGGTCTCGCGGGCGTTCGGGACGCTGGCCAAGTGGTTCGTGTACGCGCTGGCGATCCTGACGGCCGCGGACGTCCTCGCGATCCAGATCCTCTCGCAGTGGATCAACCGCGCGGTGTCGTACCTGCCGGCCTTCGTCGCCGGCCTCCTGATCATCGTGCTCGGGTTCGTCGTCGCCGACTTCGTCGGGGACGCCATCACGCGCACGCGGGCCGCCACGCAGTCGAACTACACGCAGCTGTTCGCCACGGGCACCCGGCTGTTCCTGTACTTCATCGTCATCGTCATCGGCCTCGACACGATGGGCGTCGACGTCAGCATCCTGTACGTGTTCGCCCGGGCGCTCGCGTGGGGCCTCGCAGCGGCCATCGCCATCGGCGTCGGCGTCGCGCTGGGCTGGGGCGGCAAGGACTTCGTCGCCGAGAACATCGACCGCTGGGCCCGCAGCGGCAAGAGCAGCGTGCCGTCCGACGAGGAGGGCGCAGGCTCCTCGCTGGACTGA
- a CDS encoding cation:proton antiporter domain-containing protein, producing MARQRPADRPVAPSVALGGPARRRHRHADGSRRRQHHRHGLDRRGDGPPRLRYLLSAEAGGNDGIAYLFVLFPVFLIGAGSEGTLRSWLAVTLGWEVLGAVAIGFAVGAAVGRVERWLSRQGAMEDTSVFTLTLALTAFVLGFVKLLGTDGILAVFAAALAYNWQAEPRDERREGQIQEVFNRLFTVPVFVLFGAVAPLSDWAGLGWRGVALVAGILLLRRLPVLIAVAPVVRPLDRPAATLFVGWFGPIGIAALFYAALAVRETGSEVPWTIGTLVVAGSILTHGATATPPTHLYGQLDDDAEWW from the coding sequence GTGGCTCGTCAGCGGCCTGCTGACCGCCCTGTTGCTCCCAGTGTCGCTCTCGGTGGGCCTGCTCGTCGGCGCCATCGTCACGCCGACGGATCCCGTCGTCGCCAGCACCATCGTCACGGGCTCGACCGCCGAGGAGACGGTCCCCCGCGGCTCCGCTACCTCCTCTCGGCCGAGGCCGGCGGGAACGACGGCATCGCCTACCTGTTCGTCCTCTTTCCCGTCTTCCTCATCGGCGCTGGCTCCGAGGGGACGCTTCGCTCCTGGCTGGCGGTGACCCTGGGCTGGGAGGTCCTCGGGGCCGTCGCGATCGGGTTCGCGGTCGGCGCCGCGGTCGGTCGCGTCGAGCGCTGGCTGAGCAGGCAGGGGGCGATGGAGGACACGTCCGTGTTCACGCTCACGCTCGCGCTGACCGCCTTCGTGCTCGGGTTCGTCAAGCTGCTCGGAACCGACGGCATCCTGGCGGTGTTCGCGGCCGCGCTGGCGTACAACTGGCAGGCCGAGCCGCGCGACGAGCGGCGAGAGGGGCAGATCCAGGAGGTGTTCAACCGCCTGTTCACCGTCCCGGTGTTCGTGCTGTTCGGCGCCGTCGCGCCGCTTTCAGACTGGGCGGGGCTGGGCTGGCGGGGCGTGGCTCTCGTCGCCGGGATTCTGCTCCTGCGGCGCCTCCCGGTGCTGATCGCCGTGGCGCCCGTCGTCCGGCCGCTGGACCGGCCCGCCGCGACGCTGTTCGTCGGCTGGTTCGGCCCCATCGGCATCGCCGCGCTGTTCTACGCGGCCCTGGCCGTCCGGGAGACGGGCAGCGAAGTCCCCTGGACGATCGGCACGCTCGTGGTCGCGGGGTCGATCCTGACCCACGGGGCGACGGCGACGCCCCCGACACACCTGTACGGTCAGCTCGACGACGACGCCGAGTGGTGGTGA
- a CDS encoding SDR family NAD(P)-dependent oxidoreductase, whose protein sequence is MSRMALVTGASGGIGSAIARELGADHDVVVHYHSDEEGAESVAEDVRDRGSEAVTHGCDVTDPDAVAAMIEAAEAEFGGVDVLVNNAGLLHATALEDASVGQVQGTMRVNLEGAVYCTRAVLPGMLERGEGWIVNVSSTAGTDGSPTDAAYGAAKSGLIGLTKSLAKQYTSEGVFANAVAPGPTDTPLYAEERRPETVEASPIDRLVKPEEIAEVTRTFATTEAIAGQVLTVDGGISL, encoded by the coding sequence ATGAGCCGGATGGCACTGGTGACAGGAGCGAGCGGCGGCATCGGCAGCGCCATCGCGCGGGAACTCGGGGCCGACCACGACGTCGTGGTCCACTACCACAGCGACGAAGAGGGCGCGGAGTCGGTCGCCGAGGACGTCCGCGACCGGGGCAGCGAGGCCGTGACCCACGGCTGCGACGTCACGGACCCGGACGCGGTCGCAGCGATGATCGAGGCGGCCGAGGCGGAGTTCGGCGGCGTCGACGTGCTGGTCAACAACGCGGGCCTGCTGCACGCGACGGCGCTCGAGGACGCCTCCGTCGGGCAGGTCCAGGGGACGATGCGGGTGAACCTGGAGGGCGCGGTCTACTGCACGCGGGCGGTACTTCCGGGCATGCTGGAGCGCGGCGAGGGCTGGATCGTGAACGTCTCCTCGACCGCGGGGACGGACGGCAGCCCGACCGACGCGGCCTACGGCGCGGCCAAGAGCGGCCTGATCGGGCTGACGAAGTCGCTGGCCAAGCAGTACACCTCGGAGGGGGTCTTCGCCAACGCCGTCGCACCCGGGCCGACGGACACGCCGCTGTACGCCGAGGAACGCCGGCCGGAGACCGTCGAGGCGTCGCCGATCGACCGTCTCGTGAAGCCCGAGGAGATCGCCGAGGTCACCAGGACGTTCGCGACGACGGAGGCGATAGCGGGACAGGTACTGACCGTCGACGGCGGGATCAGTCTCTGA